Genomic window (Streptomyces sp. NBC_01431):
ACCCCCAGGGGCGCAGGTTCTACGCCCTCACGCCGCCGGCCGAACCGACGTGGGGGCTCGGCCAGCACGCCGAGTACCTCGGCAGCGACACGTACCTGGGTGTGCCCCCCGTCGAGTTCACCGACCCCGCCGACGGACTCGACTGCTACTGGGCCGTCCCGATGACCCGCCCCGGACATCTCTGCGACCCGATCCGGCTCGCAGCCCTCGTCACGGCCGGAACACTGGAACTGCGGGAAGCCCAGTCGTGAAGAAGTGGGACTACGTGGTCCACGGCGACCGTACCGGGCTCATCACGATGGACCTGAACGACATGAAGCGGGTCGCCTTCCTCCCGCCGGAGCGCCCCGGCCAACTGCGCGAGGCGACCTTCCGGAACCGGGAACTCCAGCCCGCCACCCCGGAGCAGGCGGCCGCGGCCCGATCGGCGGGACTCACCCGGGAGACACAGCGGAGCTTCCTCCCGCCCCGCCCCTGAACTCCGCTCCCTGCCGCCGCCGATCGGCAGGGAGCGGACCGGATGGCCCCTACTGCTGCCGTACGAGGTCTTCGAGGGGCACGCCGATCGCGTCGGCGATGAGGATGAGGCTGTCCAGCACGGGTGAACTGTGGCCCTGTTCGATGCGGTTGTACGTGGCCCGGTCGAGGCCGGCGCGCAGGGCGACCTTCTCTTGAGTGAGGTTCGCGTGCAGCCGCGCGGCCCGGATCCGGTCGCCGATGGCCCGGCGGCGGGTGAGCACCCAGTCGGGGAGCGGGTCAGCTTGCACCCGACCACGCTCTGATGATCATGGCTGGAAGACTCACCTGCTCAGGGAAATTTCGTGATCTTTAGGATCAACCCCGCGTCCGCGGGGAGCAGCCAGTCGCCCAACTTCGTGTCGGGCTCGGCCGGGGACCAACCCCGCGTCCGCGGGGAGCAGCCTCCCGCTCAACGGTGTTGCGGCCGTGGGGTGGGACCAACCCCGCGTCCGCGGGGAGCAGGTGCGCTCCCTCCCGTAACAAACCCCGTGAAAAGGACCAACCCCGCGTCCGCGGGGAGCAGCCTCCCGCTCAACCCGCCTGCTGCGCAGGCGGGGGACCAACCCCGCGTCCGCGGGGAGCAGGCCGTCATCGAGGACGACCCACCCGGGGCCGCGGGACCAACCCCGCGTCCGCGGGGAGCAGACCCGGAGGCAACCGCCCGGTACCTGGCCGACGGGACCAACCCCGCGTCCGCGGGGAGCAGTTCAATCCCCGTGCTCCGCACGGGGATTCGGAAGGACCAACCCCGCGTCCGCGGGGAGCAGGGACTGGTACGGGGTCCTGGACGTGCTGTCCTGGGACCAACCCCGCGTCCGCGGGGAGCAGCCCCGGGCCGGTATTTCTGCAGGTCATGGCCGGGGACCAACCCCGCGTCCGCGGGGAGCAGGTCACGCTCTATCCGGCCGGCGCGAAGACCCTGGGACCAACCCCGCGTCCGCGGGGAGCAGTAGGTGTTGGGCCGGTAGTCGATGTGGCCATGGGGACCAACCCCGCGTCCGCGGGGAGCAGAGGAGAAGCTGGAGGCGGCCGAGCCGCACATCGGGACCAACCCCGCGTCCGCGGGGAGCAGGAGGAGCCGGTCGGAGCGTACGACGACCGAGTGGGACCAACCCCGCGTCCGCGGGGAGCAGTACCTTGTCCGAGGACCCTGCCCACGCCGGTCGGGGACCAACCCCGCGCGGGGAGCAGCGGGGGTCTGTGCTCGTAGCTACCAACTACGAGGGACCAACCCCGCGTCCGCGGGGAGCAGCCCGTGGGCGGTTGCTGGGCGGGTCCTGGGCAGGGACCAACCCCGCGTCCGCGGGGAGCAGATCGCATAGAGCGTGTGGACCCGGCGCGGAGGGGACCAACCCCGCGTCCGCGGGGAGCAGTCATCGGCAGGTGGACCGGGGGCAGCGGCTCGGGGACCAACCCCGCGTCCGCGGGGAGCAGGACTCGTACACCGCGTTCTTGCCGACCAGCTCGGGACCAACCCCGCGTCCGCGGGGAGCAGCCGTCGCGGCACTCGACACGCTCTGGATCATTTGGACCAACCCCGCGTCCGCGGGGAGCAGACTCCGTGACCTGCGGTTTTCTTCGTGGGGAGCGACGGAATGAGGCACTTTCGCAGATTTTCGCATTTCGGATATATCTGGCTGTTGCTAGCGATTCCCGAATCTGCGTCGTTTGGATGCGTTGCTCCAGCCCCTGTTCGAGGTGGCTGAGGGGGGTGTGGTCGGGGCTGCGGGGCGTTGGATGAGGGTGAGGCCTTCGTGGTTGACAGGGTTCCAGGCGTGATCGTGGGTACGGAAGGTGAAGCCTTGTTCGGTGTTGGTGGTGTGGGCGAGGAGAGCCCGGCCTTGGTTGGCGTACTGGCGGACTTCTTCCCATAGGACATCGCGGATGCGGGCTGATGGACTGCCGATGAAGACGCCGGGCGAGATCTCCAGGAGCCAGCGGGTGAGGAGGCCTCGCAGGCCGGTCGGGCAGTTGGTGAGAACGATGACGGTCACCAGATCTCCTCTGTGAGGGAGGCGTGGTTGATGCCGGCAGTCACGCGTTCGTCCCCATCCGACTGGAGAGTGACCTTGTCCATGTCACTGGCCGAAGCGTCTACTTCCCTACCGCTGTCGGAGAGGAGCAACCCCTTGATGTCGTTGACGACCCGGTCCATGAGGGCCAGTTCACGGATACGGTCCCGCAGGGTGCGGCGCGTGCGGGCTCCGACGTCTTCGGAGGACTCTGCGGCTGCGTCGAAGGCGACGGGGATGCCGATCTCCGTCTTGTAGAGGTCGGCTATGTCCAGGACGAAGGACAGTTCGTGGCCGGAGTGGACGAATCCGAGGGCAGGCGAACAGCCAAGCGCGGTGACGACGGCGTGGGCGACGCCGTACATCGCTTGTGCGGCTGCGGTGACTGCCTGGTTGACCGCGTCGCCTGATGCAAAGTCGCCGGGGGTGTATCTGCGGCCTTTCCACGGGATGCCGGTGCGCTCGGCCTGGGCTCGGTAGCAGTCCTTGACGCGGCGGCCCTCCCTGCCCAGGAGCTCGTGCCGGGTGAGACCTGCGGGGTCTTCGTCGGGGAACCGGAGGCGGTACATGGCGCGGGCTACGTCCAGGCGGGTGCGGCGGTTGGCCCACTGCAGGGCTTGGGCCTCGGCAAGGGATGACGAACGGGTCAGGGCCCGTCCGCTCGCGTAGTAGCGCACACCGTGCTCGCCGACCCAGACCACGCCGGCCCCGGTCTCGCCGAGCACGCTCATTGCCTGGTGGGTGATGCG
Coding sequences:
- a CDS encoding helix-turn-helix domain-containing protein, producing the protein MQADPLPDWVLTRRRAIGDRIRAARLHANLTQEKVALRAGLDRATYNRIEQGHSSPVLDSLILIADAIGVPLEDLVRQQ
- the cas2e gene encoding type I-E CRISPR-associated endoribonuclease Cas2e, with translation MTVIVLTNCPTGLRGLLTRWLLEISPGVFIGSPSARIRDVLWEEVRQYANQGRALLAHTTNTEQGFTFRTHDHAWNPVNHEGLTLIQRPAAPTTPPSATSNRGWSNASKRRRFGNR
- the cas1e gene encoding type I-E CRISPR-associated endonuclease Cas1e; translated protein: METPGRRPASTPRDLTRASDRLSFIYLERCTIHRDANAITAEDAEGTTHIPSATIGTLLLGPGTRITHQAMSVLGETGAGVVWVGEHGVRYYASGRALTRSSSLAEAQALQWANRRTRLDVARAMYRLRFPDEDPAGLTRHELLGREGRRVKDCYRAQAERTGIPWKGRRYTPGDFASGDAVNQAVTAAAQAMYGVAHAVVTALGCSPALGFVHSGHELSFVLDIADLYKTEIGIPVAFDAAAESSEDVGARTRRTLRDRIRELALMDRVVNDIKGLLLSDSGREVDASASDMDKVTLQSDGDERVTAGINHASLTEEIW